The Paenibacillus uliginis N3/975 genome has a window encoding:
- a CDS encoding energy-coupling factor transporter transmembrane component T — MIYGFSSLHPRLCFTYFAVLLLACMMYTHPVYSILTLIGIVALNLSLDGGRALKKGIKGYLILAIIIFVSNPLFSSRGATILGYVFDRPITLESITYGALFALSLLNILLAFVAYNLVITPEKLLYLLTPIAPRTAFIITVTLRFVPLLTRRLKQIMTVQRVLGYLHPRANKRHLMREGMETLHTLISWSLEEALQTASSMRARGYGIGKRTSAISYQMDRRDILVTWIMVVTGANIVIGGLFGVNRYEVYPRLQPLEWSPQLWLHLICYLIFVFIPIVLNGKEELLWRTIRSKM; from the coding sequence ATGATATATGGTTTCTCTTCTTTACATCCTCGATTATGTTTTACCTATTTTGCCGTCCTATTGTTGGCATGCATGATGTATACCCATCCGGTATATTCGATTCTCACGTTAATCGGTATCGTTGCACTGAATCTATCCTTGGATGGAGGACGAGCGCTTAAAAAGGGAATAAAGGGTTACTTGATTCTCGCTATTATTATCTTCGTGTCTAACCCTTTATTCTCCAGCCGGGGAGCCACCATATTAGGATATGTGTTCGATCGGCCGATTACATTAGAATCGATCACCTATGGAGCATTATTCGCGCTGTCGCTGTTAAATATATTGCTGGCGTTTGTTGCTTATAATCTCGTTATAACGCCCGAAAAATTATTATATCTCTTAACGCCAATAGCGCCGCGAACCGCTTTTATTATTACGGTAACCCTCCGTTTTGTACCGCTGCTGACAAGACGACTGAAGCAAATTATGACAGTCCAGCGTGTACTTGGTTACTTGCATCCTAGAGCAAATAAAAGACATCTCATGCGTGAGGGGATGGAGACACTGCATACGTTAATCAGCTGGTCATTGGAAGAGGCGTTGCAAACGGCCAGTTCAATGCGGGCACGGGGATATGGGATCGGGAAGAGAACCAGTGCCATATCGTATCAAATGGATCGAAGAGATATCCTTGTAACCTGGATTATGGTTGTGACGGGCGCCAATATTGTAATTGGAGGATTGTTTGGCGTGAATAGGTACGAGGTATATCCTCGGCTGCAGCCGCTGGAATGGTCACCACAACTCTGGCTGCATTTGATATGTTATTTGATCTTTGTCTTCATCCCGATCGTCTTGAACGGAAAGGAGGAGCTGTTATGGCGCACTATCAGATCGAAAATGTAG
- a CDS encoding ABC transporter permease — MNTVWTLFLSNLRTKKIQNGLTTVLILLSTLLLSTAMTVISNTQNLFTDMHTKANGSHQILMLGNGLHDPIVFKQWWDEQQGVTASELIPYRNLSGITHQGKEINNIYMFMMDTAELPFTVDKLIWAQGDERSTPEVGTIWIPTSFFYSNGIEVGDKVSFKTGKSTFELKVAAVVVDMPFGAPFTRNARIWMNTQDYKDQFQSLQGKDMYMMGLRFDDYDTNTQYWDRFEKQAGTQYLEYKMEFESISSFYLIMNKVIGFVMIFLGAVMLLVALFTIGFTISDAILANYRTIGVLKSCGLSSFRIIGTYMSQYAFLSIIGIIPGLAASQFLSKVIVESSLSSLKTNRSELSMQGNFTALAVGICVFALVILCVLFYANKARSVQPVQAIRYGMSEMDSSKWARRVRSNGNRPVGFDRLPIMFVIGLRNMLKNVKGSILMFILTVITSAVLVFGFVLLYSVYSIQRTASSWGYDNSHIAVEVFNQAAFSRTQFEEDMLSDPRIKNFGWFGNVTGVVPSELSDRSGDSNTSSMNVYIGVADGNYDDLGYSTLRGANPLHKNEIAIGINVSKKLNKDIGDVITVYINGKPYSLIVTGIYQAISNMSYSARITIDVIKADHLDYSNAETYFINLHDSSQSDQVVSDINEQYKEALSALTQKTLLDSVFKEAVGLLILPMSMMGLLFIVVTCIIIYITCRINIRKDSKTYGIYKSLGLTSNRIRLSVAQGIVALSVIGALLGIYVGVYLLPMLLENILTYYGIVEVPLIMHWGGIIGVAVVSIISAGVGSWLSSRVIANTSPRILVIE, encoded by the coding sequence GTGAATACGGTGTGGACTCTTTTCCTATCTAACCTAAGAACGAAGAAAATCCAAAACGGACTTACAACGGTGCTCATTCTGTTATCTACGCTACTTCTGTCAACCGCAATGACTGTAATCTCAAACACACAAAATTTATTTACAGACATGCATACGAAAGCAAACGGTTCTCATCAAATTTTGATGTTGGGAAATGGTCTGCATGATCCGATCGTTTTCAAACAATGGTGGGATGAGCAGCAGGGGGTTACGGCGTCCGAGCTGATACCATATCGAAATCTGTCAGGAATCACCCATCAAGGAAAAGAAATTAATAATATCTATATGTTTATGATGGATACAGCAGAGCTTCCCTTTACGGTTGATAAGCTGATCTGGGCGCAAGGAGATGAAAGAAGCACCCCTGAGGTCGGGACCATCTGGATACCCACTTCGTTTTTTTATTCCAATGGAATTGAAGTAGGTGATAAGGTAAGTTTTAAAACAGGCAAGAGTACATTTGAGTTGAAGGTAGCAGCAGTTGTCGTAGATATGCCTTTTGGAGCTCCGTTCACAAGAAACGCCCGCATCTGGATGAACACGCAAGATTATAAAGATCAGTTTCAGTCATTGCAGGGAAAAGACATGTATATGATGGGACTTCGCTTTGACGATTACGATACCAATACACAGTATTGGGACCGCTTCGAGAAGCAGGCCGGTACGCAGTATCTTGAATATAAAATGGAATTCGAATCGATATCGTCATTTTATCTAATTATGAATAAAGTAATCGGCTTTGTTATGATTTTTCTCGGAGCTGTCATGCTGCTTGTGGCCTTATTCACAATTGGGTTCACGATTTCAGACGCGATATTGGCGAATTATCGAACGATTGGGGTATTGAAATCTTGTGGGCTATCTTCATTTCGAATCATTGGAACCTACATGTCTCAATATGCTTTTCTATCGATCATCGGGATTATTCCTGGGTTAGCTGCCAGTCAGTTTTTATCCAAAGTCATTGTAGAGAGCTCGCTGTCATCTTTGAAAACAAATCGTTCAGAGCTATCGATGCAGGGTAATTTCACGGCTCTAGCAGTCGGAATATGTGTATTTGCCCTGGTCATTCTATGTGTGTTGTTCTATGCCAATAAAGCCCGTTCCGTACAGCCTGTGCAAGCAATCCGGTATGGCATGTCTGAAATGGATAGCAGTAAATGGGCAAGACGTGTACGTTCGAATGGAAATCGTCCAGTTGGATTCGATCGACTTCCCATTATGTTCGTTATTGGTCTGCGTAATATGTTGAAGAATGTGAAAGGTTCTATTCTCATGTTTATTCTAACCGTGATTACATCAGCCGTTCTTGTATTCGGATTTGTGTTGTTATACAGCGTTTATTCCATTCAACGAACGGCGTCATCATGGGGATACGACAATTCACATATTGCAGTAGAAGTCTTTAATCAAGCAGCATTTTCACGTACTCAATTTGAAGAAGATATGCTGTCCGATCCAAGAATCAAAAATTTCGGGTGGTTTGGGAATGTTACGGGAGTGGTTCCTTCAGAACTATCCGATCGTTCCGGAGATTCGAACACCTCATCCATGAATGTCTATATCGGTGTTGCTGATGGTAACTATGATGATCTGGGGTATTCCACATTAAGAGGAGCCAATCCCCTTCACAAGAACGAAATCGCTATTGGTATCAACGTATCGAAGAAGCTTAACAAAGATATTGGTGATGTGATAACGGTGTACATCAATGGAAAACCGTATTCGCTCATCGTTACAGGAATTTATCAAGCGATCTCCAATATGTCCTATTCTGCAAGAATAACGATCGATGTGATTAAAGCAGATCATCTGGACTACAGCAATGCAGAAACATATTTTATCAACCTGCATGATAGCAGCCAGTCCGATCAGGTCGTAAGTGATATTAATGAGCAATATAAGGAAGCGCTCTCCGCATTAACTCAGAAAACGCTACTAGATTCCGTATTTAAAGAGGCTGTCGGCCTGCTTATCTTGCCAATGAGTATGATGGGATTGTTGTTTATTGTTGTCACTTGCATCATTATTTACATCACTTGTCGTATAAATATTAGAAAAGACAGCAAAACCTATGGCATTTACAAATCACTTGGCTTAACATCGAATAGGATTAGATTATCCGTAGCCCAAGGGATCGTTGCTTTATCCGTCATCGGCGCGCTACTAGGCATATACGTCGGAGTATACCTTCTGCCTATGTTGCTGGAAAATATATTAACATATTATGGGATTGTGGAAGTACCTCTAATTATGCATTGGGGCGGTATTATTGGAGTTGCAGTCGTAAGTATCATATCGGCAGGGGTTGGTTCTTGGCTGTCGTCCAGGGTAATCGCGAACACATCCCCTCGGATATTGGTGATTGAGTAA
- a CDS encoding S-layer homology domain-containing protein, whose product MNRLLKQSISALLSVVLLLTLLNPQVVSAASGQSNTQLDSMIESTVNYYKEYYEEDPTATIDSWWQLVGLWGAGQDLQDGTWKLPSWETKAPRLKPDAVNLTDHVRYIFALLAMGKDPAHAWETDRNLWAELATHQNQETGGIGGVNKHIWAMLALDAGEKLGQNVGSWNAESKQKALQYLLKAQYEDGGFGLSASGGENSDTDITGMALLALGQYKGQSEVDAAIERAKNVLKDRQLENGGFNSTGTWGSGDNSNSLSTSVSGLVAVGEDMMSPAWQMNGNTVVDAYAGFQLDDGSFKWKAEDTDKNGMSTEQALIGLLDIQHGKSVWKRIAEGSLPPDRQPVISSTSSIQQGTVDPSIEIQLVGDTFLSEAVQVDSWSVISETTGLNLKSISLLTDQQAKLVFEGQAAPGYISIQALATATAGKKTSNEVVISVNEIPDPNGDHTIVIDENETNVSVGSDQDPLSSSKVTLAFPKNELPHVTSATDSTYLEVDPNTNVISAWDNKLELPHRLNTNYDLLLNKINEVLSSADKEIKGIDLRVKVGGDQDIHFNQHVTLTLKGKGYAEAGFIDASGAFTPIPKYEDSSARSNEVYAYVHDGDLIIKTTHFTEFVAYTTQEKETTGGDNGSGNGNGNGSGTGGDNGSGNGGGVVPPITKTITLSAEKRSIGEGDIIAPISVTIQDGDNAFTALKRAADQRGISIDYTGSGASLYVQAIDGLGEFDKGPLSGWMYSVNGTFPNYSAGLYTLNNGDTLRWQYTTNLGKDINGGLDGGTEKPGQPGQPGQSGQPGTSGVPGTAGGNTIPPKQIEESAKLQSLINGSAAWILNNRKFSVQDNFNDWDVLALARSGKQVPSVYYTVLESFVKEKKGEFRLVTDYERMALAVMAIDKDPSNIAGYNFLEKIYNNERMKNQGTNGLVFALLALDASKSAIPADALWTKDKLVKQILDQQNPDGGFPISKESNAESDIDMTAMALQALAKYQDRKEVKAATDKALTWLSSQQLPGGGFKAWGVETSESISQVIIALSSLGNSLEDKRFVKQDGDLLKALRTYLNKDGGFAHGRGEASNYMATQQALLALAAYDRMLNNHNSLFDMTDVKSTGTSQPETAAHPYADEASIAAWAKEAVNKATELGLMQGTSGEAAKFEPKRELTRAEFAALIVRYAGLEPKGKNTGFKDVDAKSWYAGYVATAKEKGLISGVTANTFAPNQAITRQEMATILVRMKGLSKDTDTSAGLKDQKQVSTWALPYVKYAYQTGLMSGDGGYFRPMQHVTREMAAVVIVRLHDIQ is encoded by the coding sequence ATGAACAGATTGTTGAAGCAAAGTATATCTGCACTATTAAGCGTTGTGTTATTGCTTACTCTACTGAATCCACAAGTCGTGAGTGCGGCGAGTGGTCAAAGCAATACACAATTAGACAGCATGATTGAAAGTACAGTTAATTATTATAAAGAGTACTATGAGGAAGATCCTACAGCCACCATTGATTCCTGGTGGCAGCTTGTTGGCCTATGGGGCGCAGGTCAGGATTTGCAAGATGGAACGTGGAAACTGCCATCTTGGGAAACGAAAGCACCAAGACTTAAACCTGATGCCGTAAATTTAACTGATCATGTTCGGTATATTTTCGCACTGCTCGCCATGGGGAAAGACCCGGCTCACGCTTGGGAAACCGATCGAAACCTATGGGCGGAACTTGCTACCCATCAAAATCAAGAGACGGGCGGCATTGGCGGTGTAAATAAACATATTTGGGCGATGCTTGCTCTGGATGCCGGAGAGAAGCTCGGACAGAATGTAGGCTCATGGAATGCTGAGTCCAAGCAAAAAGCGCTGCAATACCTGCTCAAAGCGCAGTATGAAGACGGCGGCTTTGGTCTGTCTGCTTCAGGAGGAGAAAACAGCGATACAGATATTACAGGCATGGCGCTGCTTGCGCTGGGGCAATACAAGGGGCAGAGTGAAGTTGATGCTGCCATTGAACGGGCCAAGAATGTCTTAAAGGATCGCCAGCTAGAGAATGGTGGTTTTAATTCTACGGGCACTTGGGGCTCTGGAGATAATTCGAACAGCTTATCTACTTCGGTATCCGGTCTGGTTGCCGTAGGCGAAGACATGATGTCGCCCGCTTGGCAGATGAACGGGAATACCGTCGTTGATGCGTATGCAGGATTCCAATTGGATGACGGCTCGTTTAAATGGAAAGCAGAAGATACCGATAAAAACGGAATGTCGACTGAACAGGCTCTTATCGGTTTACTTGATATTCAGCATGGAAAGTCGGTATGGAAGCGAATTGCCGAAGGGAGTCTTCCACCGGATCGTCAGCCTGTGATATCGTCCACATCTTCCATTCAGCAAGGCACTGTAGATCCTTCGATTGAAATACAGCTTGTTGGCGATACGTTTTTATCCGAGGCAGTACAGGTTGACAGTTGGTCTGTAATTTCAGAGACTACTGGGCTGAACTTAAAATCGATATCGCTGCTTACGGATCAACAAGCGAAGCTTGTCTTCGAAGGTCAAGCGGCTCCAGGCTATATTTCCATTCAAGCGCTGGCAACAGCAACAGCAGGGAAAAAGACAAGTAATGAAGTTGTCATAAGTGTAAATGAAATTCCGGATCCAAACGGTGACCATACGATCGTCATTGACGAGAATGAAACCAATGTGAGTGTCGGGTCGGATCAGGATCCGCTGTCCTCAAGCAAAGTTACACTTGCATTTCCAAAGAACGAACTGCCGCATGTAACATCGGCAACAGACAGTACTTATTTGGAAGTTGACCCGAATACGAATGTCATTTCAGCATGGGATAACAAGCTTGAATTACCGCATCGCTTGAATACGAATTATGATCTTTTGCTTAACAAGATAAATGAAGTTTTGTCCTCTGCAGACAAAGAGATCAAGGGGATTGATCTGCGCGTAAAAGTGGGCGGTGATCAGGATATCCACTTCAACCAGCATGTGACATTAACCTTGAAGGGTAAAGGATATGCAGAAGCTGGATTTATCGATGCAAGCGGGGCATTTACACCGATTCCGAAATATGAGGATTCGTCGGCACGTAGTAACGAGGTTTACGCTTATGTCCATGACGGCGATCTAATCATTAAGACTACGCACTTTACTGAATTTGTTGCCTATACTACACAAGAGAAGGAAACAACCGGAGGAGATAACGGTTCTGGCAATGGTAATGGCAATGGTAGCGGAACCGGAGGAGATAATGGATCGGGCAATGGCGGCGGTGTAGTTCCTCCGATTACGAAAACAATTACATTGTCTGCTGAAAAACGCTCCATAGGTGAAGGAGATATTATAGCACCAATAAGCGTTACAATTCAGGATGGGGATAATGCTTTTACAGCACTGAAAAGAGCAGCTGATCAAAGAGGGATCTCAATCGACTATACTGGCTCCGGGGCTTCGCTTTATGTGCAAGCTATCGACGGCCTGGGAGAGTTCGATAAAGGCCCCCTAAGCGGATGGATGTATTCCGTCAACGGCACATTCCCGAACTATAGTGCCGGTCTATATACATTGAACAATGGCGATACTCTCCGCTGGCAGTATACAACGAACCTGGGTAAAGATATTAACGGCGGCCTTGATGGCGGTACTGAAAAACCAGGTCAGCCAGGACAACCAGGACAATCTGGTCAACCTGGCACTTCAGGAGTTCCGGGAACAGCGGGCGGAAATACGATTCCTCCGAAGCAGATCGAAGAATCAGCCAAGCTCCAGAGCCTTATTAACGGCTCCGCTGCATGGATCTTAAACAACCGTAAGTTCTCCGTTCAAGACAACTTTAACGATTGGGATGTTTTGGCGCTGGCTCGTTCCGGCAAACAAGTGCCATCTGTGTATTACACGGTACTGGAGAGCTTCGTTAAAGAGAAAAAAGGCGAATTCCGGTTGGTTACGGATTACGAACGCATGGCATTGGCGGTAATGGCCATTGACAAGGACCCAAGCAACATCGCGGGCTATAATTTCCTGGAAAAAATTTATAACAACGAGCGTATGAAAAATCAAGGGACAAATGGGCTGGTATTTGCTTTGTTAGCATTGGATGCAAGCAAGTCAGCTATCCCTGCTGATGCGCTCTGGACAAAAGACAAGCTCGTAAAACAAATCCTCGACCAGCAAAATCCAGACGGCGGATTCCCGATCAGCAAAGAGTCGAACGCTGAAAGTGACATCGATATGACAGCCATGGCGCTTCAGGCCTTGGCGAAATATCAGGATCGCAAAGAGGTGAAGGCAGCAACAGATAAGGCGTTGACATGGCTGTCGTCGCAGCAGCTTCCGGGCGGTGGATTCAAGGCTTGGGGTGTTGAAACGAGTGAGAGCATCTCACAAGTGATCATTGCCCTGTCCAGTCTTGGAAACAGTCTGGAAGATAAGAGATTCGTGAAGCAAGACGGCGATTTGTTGAAAGCATTGCGTACGTATCTCAATAAAGACGGAGGCTTCGCTCATGGACGCGGAGAAGCCAGCAATTATATGGCGACACAGCAAGCGCTGCTGGCGCTCGCAGCCTATGATCGCATGCTGAACAATCACAACAGCCTGTTTGATATGACAGATGTGAAATCAACAGGTACCTCGCAACCAGAGACGGCTGCACATCCATACGCAGATGAAGCTTCCATAGCTGCCTGGGCGAAGGAAGCGGTCAACAAGGCAACCGAACTCGGATTGATGCAAGGAACGAGCGGTGAGGCGGCCAAGTTCGAGCCGAAGCGTGAGTTGACTCGTGCCGAATTCGCAGCGTTAATCGTCAGATATGCCGGCTTGGAGCCAAAAGGTAAGAATACAGGGTTCAAAGATGTTGACGCCAAGTCCTGGTATGCAGGTTACGTTGCCACTGCGAAGGAAAAAGGATTGATTTCAGGTGTCACAGCCAATACGTTTGCACCAAATCAAGCCATTACGAGACAAGAGATGGCGACAATTCTGGTTCGAATGAAAGGCCTGTCTAAGGACACAGATACCTCTGCAGGTCTGAAAGATCAAAAGCAAGTGTCCACATGGGCATTGCCTTACGTCAAATATGCTTATCAAACAGGACTCATGTCCGGTGATGGTGGGTACTTTAGACCAATGCAACATGTGACAAGAGAAATGGCCGCGGTGGTCATCGTCAGACTGCATGACATTCAATAA
- a CDS encoding ABC transporter ATP-binding protein produces MTAKKTMIHATNLCKTYSTSSEQYHAIRNLDIDIYQGDFTVIMGNSGSGKSTLLYLLSGLDSVTAGEVYYQEQHINSYSEKKMADFRARRIGFIYQGINLVPDLTFGENIALPGYIAGNKKNEVKKKALSLMEAMEIENLNNRLPAQASGGQQQRAAIARALINSPEIIFADEPTGSLNYDQGVAILDILTDMNRQGQSVVMVTHDIKAACRADRLIFIRDGKVGGILEFDKYQSDNDDIQDRENIIFSYVSGKE; encoded by the coding sequence ATGACGGCCAAAAAAACGATGATTCATGCAACTAACCTCTGTAAAACTTACTCTACCAGCAGCGAACAATATCATGCCATTCGAAATCTCGATATCGATATTTACCAAGGAGACTTCACGGTTATTATGGGAAATTCCGGTTCAGGAAAATCGACATTGCTCTATCTTCTAAGCGGACTGGATAGCGTGACAGCTGGAGAGGTGTATTATCAAGAACAACATATTAATTCTTACAGCGAAAAGAAAATGGCAGACTTCAGGGCACGGAGGATTGGATTCATCTATCAAGGAATTAATTTGGTGCCTGATCTCACTTTTGGGGAAAACATCGCATTGCCTGGCTATATCGCCGGCAATAAGAAAAATGAAGTGAAGAAAAAGGCGCTTTCGCTCATGGAAGCAATGGAGATTGAGAACCTGAACAATCGTTTGCCAGCTCAAGCTTCAGGGGGACAGCAGCAGCGGGCAGCCATTGCCAGAGCACTGATTAATTCTCCGGAAATCATTTTTGCCGATGAGCCGACAGGCAGTTTAAATTATGATCAAGGCGTCGCGATATTGGATATTTTAACGGATATGAATCGTCAAGGGCAATCCGTTGTCATGGTTACGCATGATATCAAAGCGGCTTGCAGAGCTGACCGGCTCATTTTTATTAGAGATGGCAAAGTGGGCGGCATTCTGGAATTTGATAAATATCAATCGGACAATGACGACATCCAGGACAGAGAAAATATTATATTTTCTTATGTGTCAGGAAAGGAGTGA
- a CDS encoding ABC transporter ATP-binding protein, with protein MAHYQIENVGFQYPNCPDQTLQNISVTIEEGEFVLLCGSSGSGKTTLLRQLKREIRPEGIRNGEIYYRGLLLDQVEERSSIEEIGMVFQDPDNQIVMNTVWQELTFAMENLGYSTAQMQRRVGELVQFFGMEDWLQLPIHELSGGQKQLVNLASVMTLRPKVLLLDEPTAQLDPIAAKEFIQLLSRINEEFSITIVISEHRIEEIVPLSSKLVMLRHGQVAYYGSPNSVMKQIWSEGDSSFIPYLPSISQLYLEVENAEEHRAIPVSVKEGRKWIQANRDRLNAKEEAVSAPPGNEGQQSEPLLTCRELYFTYDKNAPLVLNRLSLSIHKGEFFALFGGNGSGKSTLLQQIAGALAPQRGDILYAGKSLLRGSALDRSLKIGYVAQNPMLYFTRDTVREQLADRLKRLGEHSSRTRLNELVVRFEIEDIMDKHPFDISGGQQQKVALILVLLAEPELLLLDEPTKGLDAMSKHKLAELLEMIREAGTTILMVSHDIEFAASYATRCGLLFDGAMVAVEETRSFLQNNYFYTTTIHRTVGDILPAAITVKDVWKQWGK; from the coding sequence ATGGCGCACTATCAGATCGAAAATGTAGGCTTTCAATACCCGAACTGTCCAGACCAGACACTACAAAATATATCCGTTACGATTGAAGAAGGAGAGTTCGTATTGCTGTGCGGCTCTTCGGGATCAGGGAAGACGACCTTGCTTCGGCAATTGAAGCGGGAAATTCGGCCGGAGGGCATACGAAACGGCGAAATCTATTATCGAGGATTGCTCCTAGATCAGGTGGAAGAGCGAAGCTCGATCGAAGAGATTGGAATGGTGTTTCAAGATCCGGATAATCAGATCGTCATGAACACCGTCTGGCAAGAGCTGACCTTCGCGATGGAGAATCTCGGTTATTCAACAGCCCAAATGCAGCGAAGGGTAGGCGAACTTGTTCAATTTTTCGGCATGGAAGACTGGCTTCAGCTTCCGATTCATGAACTGTCTGGCGGGCAGAAGCAGCTTGTCAATCTCGCCTCGGTCATGACGCTGCGACCAAAGGTGCTGCTACTGGATGAGCCCACTGCACAGCTTGATCCTATTGCGGCCAAAGAGTTTATTCAGCTACTGTCCCGCATTAATGAGGAGTTCTCCATCACGATTGTAATCAGTGAGCATCGGATTGAAGAGATTGTACCGCTTTCGTCGAAGCTTGTGATGCTCAGACATGGACAGGTGGCATATTACGGGTCTCCAAATTCGGTCATGAAGCAGATATGGAGTGAGGGTGATTCGTCATTCATACCGTATCTTCCGTCTATCAGCCAGCTCTACCTGGAAGTAGAGAATGCCGAGGAGCACCGGGCCATTCCCGTAAGTGTGAAAGAGGGAAGAAAATGGATTCAAGCTAACAGGGATCGTTTAAATGCAAAAGAGGAAGCAGTGTCTGCGCCACCAGGGAATGAGGGACAACAATCCGAACCGCTGCTCACATGCAGGGAGCTCTATTTCACATATGATAAGAATGCTCCTCTTGTCTTGAATCGTCTGTCATTATCGATTCACAAAGGCGAGTTCTTTGCTCTGTTCGGTGGCAATGGATCGGGTAAGTCCACGCTTCTTCAGCAAATCGCGGGCGCGCTTGCACCGCAAAGGGGGGATATCCTGTATGCGGGCAAGTCCCTGCTTCGAGGTTCCGCTCTCGATAGGAGCCTGAAGATCGGGTACGTAGCGCAAAATCCGATGCTCTACTTTACAAGAGATACCGTAAGAGAACAATTGGCTGATCGGCTCAAACGTCTGGGCGAGCACAGCAGTAGAACAAGACTGAATGAGCTTGTGGTCAGATTTGAAATTGAAGATATTATGGATAAGCATCCTTTTGACATAAGCGGGGGGCAGCAGCAGAAGGTTGCGCTCATTCTTGTGCTGTTGGCAGAGCCGGAACTGCTACTGCTCGATGAGCCGACAAAGGGGCTGGACGCTATGTCCAAGCATAAATTGGCGGAATTGCTTGAAATGATCCGTGAAGCGGGAACAACGATTTTGATGGTCAGCCACGACATTGAGTTCGCAGCTTCCTATGCAACCAGATGCGGGTTGTTGTTCGACGGGGCCATGGTCGCCGTTGAAGAGACACGATCATTTTTGCAGAACAATTATTTCTACACGACGACCATTCATCGTACGGTAGGAGACATTTTGCCAGCAGCGATCACGGTGAAGGATGTATGGAAACAATGGGGAAAATGA
- a CDS encoding DUF4430 domain-containing protein → MSNWLALLWRKKNYLLGVFAVLAIVLATVWIYGGNSEQSKGVIHTASSAALGQETAERDTSKDNLEDNTKDTSGDSTDSSTDTTVTKPNGATSEVQSEQPTAAPSGQNEAGNEETASKTGSETSKAEKSTEQDTKEASSSEGKKSASGEPGTVTESVKGESPITGKTIDSSKKVPPSEKGTKASSSSSSTVKNKDTAAMKGKPDSGKQAASPSTDNTPAPEPEVAPSSSNTVRITIVGSPDVGTIMSTKEIDIGDSETVLDILKKTTRSLKIQMDYSGSGASAYIKGIDNLYEFDKGAGSGWMYSVNNKFPNRSAGVWSIHPGDHIQWLYTEDLGKDVGAGVDNGLWDGKS, encoded by the coding sequence ATGTCCAATTGGTTAGCATTATTATGGCGTAAAAAAAACTACTTGCTTGGAGTATTCGCCGTACTGGCAATTGTGCTAGCTACAGTATGGATTTATGGCGGGAACAGTGAACAATCAAAGGGTGTAATACATACAGCCTCGTCGGCTGCGTTGGGACAAGAGACTGCAGAGCGGGATACGTCCAAGGATAACCTCGAGGATAACACAAAGGATACGTCCGGGGATTCGACTGATTCCTCAACCGATACGACGGTGACGAAACCGAATGGGGCAACGTCTGAAGTGCAGTCGGAGCAACCAACTGCCGCTCCATCCGGTCAGAATGAGGCTGGGAACGAGGAGACTGCAAGTAAGACCGGCAGCGAGACTTCCAAGGCGGAGAAATCAACAGAGCAAGATACGAAAGAAGCTTCCTCCTCTGAAGGAAAGAAGTCCGCGAGCGGAGAGCCTGGTACGGTTACCGAGAGTGTCAAAGGAGAATCACCGATTACTGGCAAGACGATCGATTCTTCTAAAAAAGTGCCCCCATCAGAGAAGGGCACGAAAGCATCCAGTTCTTCCTCGTCCACAGTGAAGAACAAGGACACTGCGGCGATGAAAGGAAAGCCGGACAGCGGGAAACAGGCAGCGAGCCCTTCTACTGACAACACGCCTGCCCCTGAACCGGAAGTTGCGCCGTCTTCGTCCAATACCGTGCGAATTACGATTGTGGGCTCTCCCGATGTCGGGACGATTATGAGCACGAAGGAGATTGACATCGGAGATTCGGAGACAGTGCTGGATATATTGAAGAAAACAACACGTTCCTTGAAGATTCAAATGGATTATAGCGGCTCTGGTGCCAGCGCATACATCAAAGGCATTGATAATTTATATGAGTTCGATAAAGGTGCAGGAAGCGGCTGGATGTACAGCGTTAACAATAAATTTCCGAATCGGAGTGCAGGTGTATGGTCAATTCATCCCGGTGATCATATTCAGTGGCTGTACACGGAAGACTTAGGCAAAGATGTGGGTGCCGGCGTAGATAACGGATTATGGGATGGGAAGAGCTGA